The Trichocoleus sp. DNA segment AAGGTTGTTGAGCCTCACCAGTAAATCTTTCTTCTGAGTCAGTTTAGTTTGGCGTTCTTCCCAGTCCCAAAATCCAGGTTGGCTCATTCGACTCGCTCCCCATTGCACTGTTACAAGGATCTCATATCAGTCTCAATTCAAGACCCTGCTTAAGCAATTTTTCGAGGTGCCCTATATAAGGAAAACATCGTTAGCCATTATCCTTTACCTTGCTATCAACCCAAAGTTGATCTAAAGCCAGCAAATCTTTAGCTGATTTTCGAGAGGAGTAACAGTACTTCACAAACTCCTCAAAGCCTTGCTTTTTCAACAACTCACTTGCCGCATAACCTCGGCGTAGTGTTTGTCGAAATTTACGTCTAAAAATTCTCTTTATGTTATCCCAAGAAGACTTAATCTGTTCACATGCCTCTGTATTCAAGACTGGAGTAATAATCAACAGATCACGCAGGAACTCATTAAGCCAAGCCTGCTGCTTAATCTCTTCTTCGGCAACATGACCACGATACATCTCAAGGGGGATCCCAAGCCAGTTCTGGCATTTTGAGCAGTATCCTACCCTTAAATTTTCACTAACAATCGTCTGGTGCCCATCGCACCAGACACAACGGGAGTGTAAACGCTGTTTATGATATGGGCACACTGTCACAGACCGTAAAGACCAAAGCAAGGGTTCATGTATAGTGCGTCCAGCATTCTGCCATTCCTGTAGGCAGGCAGGGCACCATGTACGGTACTCACAAAGTGCATGATCTAACAAAAAAGGACTACACCTCCCAAGAGGAAGCAAAGTCAATAGCCACAGGTGTTCTTGTAAGGTCAACGTCTCAAAAGCTAGAACAACTTCTGGCGCTTTTTTAGGCTGGCTTAGCCACCAGTAAGTTAGAAGCCAAGAAGATTTTGAAACCTTTTTCCGTAAATTCTTGTTCAACTCTTTTACAACAAGCGGAATGACTTCTCTAGACATCAGCTCTCCCAGACTTACACAATGGGCATCAGCCAATCGAGCTGCGTAGCTTATCAAGCTTTCTGCATTGGGTGTCCCTAGTCCAATAGGCTGTAGAGAATACAAACGGCTACGTTCTGGAATGACAGGAGGTATTAAGTTCCATGATTCGTAAACCCTCAACCTTTTATTTGGCACCTTGACCTCCTCCAACAGGTCTGCGTTGAGGTGCAGGTTTTCCTACTGCCCTGCGTGTTTTCTTCGTGGGTGTCTGCTCCGGCTGGTCAGCAGAAATTGCTTTCAGCCCCAAAGCAGCTCGTAGATCAGAAGAGTTTACCTTATTGTCAAGCTGTCGCTCCTCCTCTCTAATTTCTGCAACCATAACTAGACACTTCTCTAGAGGAGGTGCGTATTTTTCTAAATCTTTGAGCTGTATTTTCTGGCAAGTTTTATCTTCCTTTAGATTATTAGTCAACGTGCGAGATAACCAATTCTTGAGAATTCCTACACACCCCATGCTTCGCTCATATAGGAATTCCCAATGCTCAACCAAGTCTGACTCATCTGCTAACGGCAAGTTTTGTTGGAAAGTATGTACAATGCTTCTAAACACTTTGAGATCTTGAGGTAGTTCTGCCTGATAGCGAGGGAAATGAATGTCTATACTACGACGACAGAGCTGAGCACTCAGATTACGGAGCATTAATAACTCATACGTGCCGACTAAGACAAACTGAACACTGGAGAGATTAGCAAGGGATTTGATGCAATCTGCCTGGTCGCGCAGCTTGCGTCCACTTGACACTTTTCCTAAGTTCTGTGCTTCATCAACATAGAAGATATCAGGCTGACGATTTCGTAAGGCTGACTCCAAGGC contains these protein-coding regions:
- a CDS encoding TniQ family protein; the encoded protein is MPNKRLRVYESWNLIPPVIPERSRLYSLQPIGLGTPNAESLISYAARLADAHCVSLGELMSREVIPLVVKELNKNLRKKVSKSSWLLTYWWLSQPKKAPEVVLAFETLTLQEHLWLLTLLPLGRCSPFLLDHALCEYRTWCPACLQEWQNAGRTIHEPLLWSLRSVTVCPYHKQRLHSRCVWCDGHQTIVSENLRVGYCSKCQNWLGIPLEMYRGHVAEEEIKQQAWLNEFLRDLLIITPVLNTEACEQIKSSWDNIKRIFRRKFRQTLRRGYAASELLKKQGFEEFVKYCYSSRKSAKDLLALDQLWVDSKVKDNG
- a CDS encoding ATP-binding protein, with translation MNQNGFPSDLLKKPPADRIAYFNDYTMAHPILADVIQKLMSCIQESADNSLIFIFGPTGVGKSTLLRRVSQKLIKASLSGLKSNKGRIPIAGIEAVAPEFSNFDWKDFYWRAFNALEDPFGDTRCLSPGHSKLKMRVALESALRNRQPDIFYVDEAQNLGKVSSGRKLRDQADCIKSLANLSSVQFVLVGTYELLMLRNLSAQLCRRSIDIHFPRYQAELPQDLKVFRSIVHTFQQNLPLADESDLVEHWEFLYERSMGCVGILKNWLSRTLTNNLKEDKTCQKIQLKDLEKYAPPLEKCLVMVAEIREEERQLDNKVNSSDLRAALGLKAISADQPEQTPTKKTRRAVGKPAPQRRPVGGGQGAK